Proteins found in one Maridesulfovibrio sp. genomic segment:
- a CDS encoding DUF805 domain-containing protein, translated as MEFMEAVKTCIRKYATFKGSAGRPEFWYWVLFTWILSMIAYTIDTAISGSTDPLTRSLLASNIVVFITVVPTMAVSVRRLHDVGRSGWWFLLTFTVIGALLLLYWYVCPSKKQQAC; from the coding sequence ATGGAATTTATGGAAGCTGTTAAAACATGCATACGGAAATATGCTACATTTAAGGGTAGTGCCGGTAGGCCTGAGTTTTGGTACTGGGTGCTCTTTACATGGATTCTTTCCATGATTGCCTACACCATCGATACAGCTATTTCCGGCAGCACCGATCCCCTGACCCGGTCATTGCTCGCCTCAAATATAGTCGTTTTCATCACCGTTGTTCCTACTATGGCTGTCAGCGTTCGGCGCCTGCATGATGTCGGGCGTTCCGGATGGTGGTTCCTGCTTACATTTACCGTAATTGGAGCATTGCTGCTGCTCTATTGGTATGTTTGTCCAAGCAAAAAACAACAGGCTTGTTAA
- a CDS encoding septal ring lytic transglycosylase RlpA family protein — protein sequence MRILPAFFVVLSLICFGCTSAPVQVKETASYKQSGKASYYADKFQGRSTASGEPYDKKAMTGAHRKLPFGTRVRVTNIANGKSVIVRINDRGPFTKGRVIDLSRAAFSSIGNTAAGILFVTVEIID from the coding sequence ATGAGAATATTACCAGCATTTTTTGTCGTGTTGAGCCTGATCTGTTTCGGCTGCACTTCAGCTCCGGTACAGGTAAAAGAAACTGCGAGCTATAAACAGTCAGGGAAAGCGTCATACTACGCAGATAAATTTCAAGGAAGATCGACGGCCAGCGGTGAACCATACGATAAAAAGGCTATGACAGGCGCACACCGGAAATTACCTTTTGGTACACGGGTACGGGTAACAAACATAGCAAATGGGAAAAGCGTCATCGTGCGAATAAATGATCGCGGTCCATTCACGAAAGGTCGCGTTATTGATCTTTCTCGCGCTGCTTTCAGTTCTATTGGCAACACGGCTGCAGGAATCCTTTTTGTTACCGTTGAGATTATTGATTAA